The Oreochromis niloticus isolate F11D_XX linkage group LG13, O_niloticus_UMD_NMBU, whole genome shotgun sequence genome has a window encoding:
- the mocos gene encoding molybdenum cofactor sulfurase isoform X3 yields MAFHQLCTFETFQQVSGRYGYGENFRDVIEQEFTRIKGITYLDHAAATLYPESVLKDYCRDITSNLYGNPHSHNPSSRLTHDTVDRVRYRVLQHFNTTPEEYSVIFTSGCTAALKLVAESFPWRSHTESQAGSHFCYLTDSHTSVVGMRGLTSSRGVVTQPVSPQELENRAKDEAQVEDVICQTPHLFCYPAQSNFSGRKYPLSHVKGIQARRLYPACAHQGRWFVLLDAACYVSCSPLSLQDCPADFIPISFYKIFGFPTGLGALLVRNDAADILKKTYFGGGTAAAYLSGEDYYVQAANISDRFEDGTVSFLDIIGLNHAFEALYRITGGMHNIQQHTFGLARYTYMLLSSLCHGNGRPVAHIYTEGQFDSPITQGAVLNFNLMDSNGQIIGYSQVDRMANLYNIHVRTGCFCNTGACQSFLGITNQRVKRNLQAGHVCGDNIDIVDGQPTGSIRVSFGYMSTFEDCQKFLNFVAECFVEKPVTVDQERLQELKRAVAASEDSNKSPSIKITNGEVYKGDEKKPTEASLKGFQLRDSNSHGEAYTLTNIYIYPIKSCGAYEVHDWPVGPLGLLYDRGWMVVNGNGVCLSQKREPRLCLIRPQVHIRSNKLLLQAPGMDTISVPLENNNHSHTRVCHSKVCGDRGKQTMEQEMILISSDRSPHDETQALKKKPFTQ; encoded by the exons GGATAACATACCTGGATCATGCAGCAGCTACTTTGTATCCCGAGTCTGTGCTTAAGGACTACTGCCGGGACATTACAAGCAATCTGTACG GAAACCCCCACAGCCACAACCCCAGCAGCAGACTCACACATGACACGGTGGACCGGGTCAGATACAG GGTATTGCAGCATTTTAACACCACCCCTGAGGAGTACTCTGTGATTTTCACTTCTGGTTGTACAGCCGCTCTTAAATTAGTGGCTGAGAGCTTTCCCTGGAGGTCGCACACAGAGAGCCAAGCAGGGAGTCACTTCTGCTACCTCACTGACAGCCATACCTCTGTAGTTGGCATGAGAGGACTGACTTCTAGCCGGGGGGTGGTTACCCAGCCTGTCTCCCCGCAGGAATTGGAAAACAGAGCAAAGGATGAAGCTCAAGTTGAAGATGTTATTTGCCAGACACCGCACCTCTTCTGCTACCCAGCACAGAGCAACTTCTCAGGGAGGAAGTATCCCCTTAGCCATGTGAAAGGCATCCAGGCGAGACGCCTTTACCCAGCGTGCGCCCACCAAGGCCGCTGGTTTGTGTTGCTCGATGCAGCCTGTTATGTCAGTTGTTCGCCTCTAAGCCTACAGGACTGCCCTGCTGATTTCATTCCCATCTCTTTCTACAAGATATTTGGCTTCCCCACAGGTCTGGGGGCGCTTCTTGTCCGTAACGATGCAGCAGACATACTAAAAAAGACTTATTTCGGAGGAGGCACAGCAGCAGCTTACCTTTCCGGAGAAGATTATTATGTACAGGCGGCAAATATTTCTGACAG ATTTGAAGATGGCACTGTCTCCTTCTTGGACATCATTGGCTTAAATCACGCATTTGAAGCTCTTTACAGAATCACAG gggGCATGCACAACATCCAGCAGCACACGTTCGGCCTGGCACGATACACTTACATGCTGCTGTCAAGTCTTTGCCATGGCAACGGGAGACCAGTGGCTCACATATACACCGAAGGCCAGTTTGACAGTCCAATCACACAGGGTGCAGTCCTGAACTTCAACCTAATGGATTCAAATGGGCAGATAATTGGCTATTCGCAG GTCGACAGAATGGCCAACCTGTACAATATTCACGTGCGCACGGGTTGCTTCTGCAACACGGGGGCATGTCAGTCCTTCCTCGGGATCACCAATCAGCGGGTGAAGAGGAACCTGCAG GCCGGCCACGTCTGTGGAGACAACATCGACATAGTGGATGGCCAGCCGACCGGATCTATTCGAGTGTCCTTCGGCTACATGTCAACATTTGAAGACTGTCAAAAGTTCCTGAACTTTGTGGCGGAGTGCTTCGTAGAGAAACCCGTCACAGTAGACCAAGAGAGGCTACAGGAGTTAAAAAGAGCTGTTGCAGCATCAGAGGACTCCAATAAATCTCCTTCAATCAAAATTACTAATGGAGAAGTATATAAAGGAGATGAAAAGAAGCCCACAGAAGCATCACTGAAGGGATTTCAACTGAGAGACTCAAACAGCCATGGGGAGGCTTATACTCTGACCAACATATACATCTATCCTATCAAATCTTGTGGAGCGTATGAG GTCCACGACTGGCCGGTGGGCCCGCTGGGTTTACTGTATGACAGAGGCTGGATGGTGGTGAATGGAAACGGCGTTTGCCTGAGTCAGAAGAGGGAGCCACGTTTATGCCTCATTCGCCCACAAGTCCACATTCGCTCCAACAAATTGCTCCTGCAGGCACCAG GGATGGATACCATTTCTGTTCCCCTGGAAAACAACAATCATTCGCACACGAGGGTGTGTCACAGCAAAGTTTGTGGTGACAG GGGAAAACAAACAATGGAGCAGGAGATGATATTAATCTCCTCTGACAGATCCCCACATGACGAGAcacaagctttaaaaaaaaagccattcaCCCAGTGA